CTGTTGTTTTATATAGAAATTCAGCCGTTTCTGTCAACACAACAAAACCATGTGCAAAGCCCGGTGGCACCCAGAACATCTTTTTATTTTCAGCACTCAGATGCTCACCAACCCACTGCCCAAACGTCGGTGAACTGCGTCTAATATCAACGGCGACATCAAAGACCTCACCTTGAACCACCCGCACCAGCTTCCCCTGTGGCTGCTTGATCTGGTAATGCAGACCACGCAATACATTTTTAGTTGAACGAGAATGATTATCCTGCACAAACTGATGACTCAACCCCGTTGCCTGCTGAAATGATTGTGCATTAAAGCTCTCAAAGAAAAACCCACGCTCATCACCATAGACTGCCGGCTCCAGAATCATCACATCAGGTATTTTTGTTTTAATCACATTCATTATCGCGTTCCATCCTCATTAGCACGGCGTAACAAATACTGCCCATATTGATTCTTTTTCAATGGCTGTGCCAATTTAATTAGATCCTCTTTCTTGATATAGCCCCTTTCATAAGCAATCTCTTCAATACATGCCACCTTCAAACCCTGACGATTCTCAATGGTTTGAATGAAATTCGATGCCTCAAGCAGACTTTCATGGGTGCCGGTATCCAGCCAGGCATAACCTC
The Gammaproteobacteria bacterium genome window above contains:
- the rfbC gene encoding dTDP-4-dehydrorhamnose 3,5-epimerase, whose product is MNVIKTKIPDVMILEPAVYGDERGFFFESFNAQSFQQATGLSHQFVQDNHSRSTKNVLRGLHYQIKQPQGKLVRVVQGEVFDVAVDIRRSSPTFGQWVGEHLSAENKKMFWVPPGFAHGFVVLTETAEFLYKTTDYYAPEHERCIIWNDPDINIEWPVEQAPALSDKDQSGGRLKTVEVFE